A single region of the Planctomycetota bacterium genome encodes:
- the pilB gene encoding type IV-A pilus assembly ATPase PilB — protein sequence MITAVDKRVNSIILKKGLLSKEKINEAIEVTKKESLGFVDVLIERNILNEDVILSALAEDVRIPPISIEKIHPDEKALKDFPEEKAKSFSALPISKIGNILTIVVSNPFDIFKLDDIRMITNCELRLVLALERNLQRSIKRFYNPEDHKLEELLQDVGGPEMELKEDSEDEELDLFQITSEAGESPVIKLVNMILMRALKEGSSDIHIEPYEKKIRVRFRQDGILNEIFFPPKRLGNAIASRIKIMCGLDISERRIPQDGKFQIKYSGRRIDFRVSTTPTVHGERVVMRLLDSSSLTLSLKDLGFESRDLDAFHRAINSSYGMVLVTGPTGAGKTTTLYCSLKEIFSPNDNISTVEDPVEYQLPGVIQVPVNPKQGMTFGAALRALLRQDPDIIMIGEMRDLETADIAVKAAITGHLVFSTLHTNDAVSTISRLTDMGIDPFMVASAVLLVTNQRLTRRLCTHCKEPMKLPPERMVAVGFTPQESETVKLFKPVGCPRCHGGYKGRVSLYEVFEVDDEVRKMIIKGSSVIEMREYGVSKGMNTLRRAGIVNVIKGLTSLEEVLSNT from the coding sequence ATGATAACAGCCGTCGACAAAAGGGTAAACAGCATCATCCTGAAAAAAGGACTGCTGAGCAAGGAAAAGATTAACGAGGCGATAGAAGTAACAAAAAAAGAGTCGCTGGGTTTCGTGGACGTGCTGATTGAACGGAATATTCTTAACGAAGACGTGATATTAAGCGCACTGGCCGAAGACGTAAGGATTCCTCCGATATCCATAGAGAAAATACATCCCGATGAAAAAGCCTTGAAGGATTTCCCCGAGGAAAAAGCAAAATCTTTTTCCGCCCTGCCTATATCCAAAATCGGGAATATCCTGACGATTGTCGTATCAAACCCGTTTGACATTTTCAAGCTGGATGACATACGCATGATAACCAATTGTGAATTAAGGCTGGTACTGGCGCTGGAACGCAACCTGCAAAGATCCATAAAAAGATTCTACAACCCGGAAGACCACAAGCTGGAAGAACTCTTGCAGGATGTAGGCGGTCCTGAGATGGAATTAAAGGAAGACTCAGAGGATGAAGAATTAGACCTTTTCCAGATAACCTCCGAGGCAGGCGAATCACCCGTCATAAAACTGGTTAATATGATATTAATGCGGGCTTTAAAAGAGGGCTCAAGCGATATCCACATCGAACCTTACGAGAAAAAAATACGCGTGCGTTTCCGCCAGGATGGCATCCTGAACGAAATATTTTTCCCGCCGAAACGCTTAGGCAACGCCATCGCCTCCAGGATAAAAATAATGTGCGGGCTGGATATTTCCGAAAGGCGTATCCCCCAGGACGGAAAATTCCAAATAAAGTATTCGGGAAGAAGGATTGATTTCCGGGTCAGCACCACCCCCACCGTTCATGGCGAAAGAGTGGTAATGCGCTTGCTGGATTCATCATCTTTGACCTTAAGCTTAAAAGATTTAGGGTTTGAATCGCGCGACCTGGATGCTTTCCACCGGGCAATCAATTCATCATACGGAATGGTTCTGGTAACCGGCCCGACCGGTGCCGGCAAAACAACAACTTTATATTGCTCATTAAAAGAGATTTTTTCACCCAATGATAATATCAGCACGGTGGAAGACCCTGTGGAATACCAGCTGCCCGGCGTCATCCAGGTACCGGTCAACCCGAAACAGGGAATGACATTTGGTGCCGCTTTGAGGGCGCTTTTAAGACAGGACCCGGATATTATCATGATCGGGGAAATGCGCGACCTGGAAACAGCCGATATTGCGGTAAAAGCCGCAATCACCGGGCACCTGGTCTTTTCAACGCTTCATACGAATGATGCGGTTTCTACAATAAGCCGTTTGACGGATATGGGCATTGACCCTTTTATGGTTGCTTCCGCAGTTTTACTGGTAACCAATCAACGGCTGACAAGACGGCTATGCACCCACTGCAAAGAACCGATGAAACTACCGCCGGAACGGATGGTCGCGGTCGGTTTTACTCCCCAAGAATCTGAAACAGTAAAACTTTTTAAGCCGGTCGGATGCCCGCGCTGCCACGGCGGTTATAAAGGGAGGGTTTCCCTTTATGAAGTATTTGAGGTCGATGACGAAGTAAGAAAAATGATTATCAAAGGTAGTTCCGTCATAGAAATGCGCGAATACGGCGTCAGCAAAGGAATGAACACATTAAGAAGAGCCGGTATCGTAAATGTAATCAAAGGATTAACATCCCTTGAAGAAGTTTTAAGCAATACTTAA
- a CDS encoding type II secretion system F family protein — protein MPKYLYTVRGADGKPKKGTISAINPTEATIELKKQGLTVLTVKAASDKKGGFALFRPKAGSSIKADDLMVFTRQLSTMIGAGIPLLESLEILQEQTDNESFKLTLGGVVEKVRGGADFSESLEAYPKVFARIYVSMIRAGEAGGQLDAILVRLAEYQESTQALRREIKSAMTYPVISLAMIFLIVGGLMIFIVPKFKSIFTSMGIELPLPTKILMGTSDAMQNYWYIWIGAIVGLIFAFGAFKKTKKGARVMDWLSLNAPVFGDLFTKVAVSRFCRTFATLIKSGVPILGALEIVASTSGNILIEDTVNDAKESVRKGETLSAPLSQNKIFPPMVTRMIGIGEKSGALEALLEKISDFYDQQVSAAVESLTSMIEPLLIGVMGAVVGGIVLAVFMPIFKIQSAVMGKK, from the coding sequence ATGCCTAAATATTTGTACACCGTAAGAGGCGCTGACGGAAAACCCAAGAAAGGAACCATTTCTGCAATCAATCCTACCGAAGCAACTATCGAACTAAAAAAACAGGGATTAACGGTGCTGACGGTCAAAGCGGCTTCCGACAAAAAGGGAGGTTTTGCCTTGTTTAGGCCCAAAGCCGGTTCGTCAATTAAAGCGGACGACCTGATGGTGTTTACACGGCAGTTATCAACGATGATCGGAGCGGGCATTCCCCTTCTGGAATCGCTGGAAATCCTGCAGGAGCAAACCGATAATGAAAGTTTTAAATTAACGCTGGGAGGCGTGGTCGAGAAAGTAAGAGGAGGCGCAGATTTTTCCGAATCACTGGAAGCCTATCCCAAGGTATTCGCCCGTATTTATGTCAGCATGATCAGGGCCGGCGAAGCCGGCGGCCAATTGGATGCAATCCTGGTGCGCCTGGCCGAATACCAGGAAAGCACACAGGCTTTGAGACGAGAAATCAAATCCGCCATGACTTACCCGGTCATTTCGCTTGCAATGATATTCCTTATCGTGGGCGGACTGATGATTTTCATCGTTCCGAAATTCAAATCGATTTTCACCAGTATGGGCATCGAACTGCCGCTACCCACTAAAATACTCATGGGAACAAGCGATGCCATGCAAAACTATTGGTATATCTGGATCGGCGCAATAGTCGGTTTGATTTTTGCATTCGGCGCATTCAAGAAAACTAAAAAGGGCGCGCGCGTAATGGACTGGCTATCACTGAATGCCCCGGTTTTCGGGGATTTGTTTACCAAAGTAGCGGTATCCCGTTTCTGCCGGACTTTTGCCACGCTCATAAAAAGCGGCGTTCCTATTTTAGGCGCCTTGGAAATAGTGGCAAGCACATCGGGAAACATATTGATCGAAGACACGGTTAACGACGCAAAGGAAAGCGTGCGTAAAGGGGAAACCCTAAGCGCACCCCTATCTCAAAATAAAATATTCCCGCCGATGGTCACAAGGATGATCGGAATAGGCGAAAAATCTGGCGCACTGGAAGCGCTTCTGGAAAAGATTTCCGATTTCTACGACCAGCAGGTTTCTGCCGCGGTTGAATCGCTGACATCCATGATCGAACCGTTATTGATCGGCGTGATGGGCGCCGTGGTAGGCGGAATCGTCCTGGCGGTGTTTATGCCGATCTTCAAGATCCAGTCGGCGGTAATGGGTAAGAAGTAA
- the murA gene encoding UDP-N-acetylglucosamine 1-carboxyvinyltransferase: protein MDKFVIKGGRPLKGKVTVSGSKNAALPIIASTILTEGKNTIKGVPRLRDVDTLLDIMKELGVKSERKANGDIITEVISEKQSTARYELVKTMRASICVLGPLIAKRGYAKVSMPGGCVIGVRPIDLHEKGLRMMGADINYEHGYLISKTKRLKGAEIYLGGAFGSTVTGTANVLMAATLAEGTTVIENAASEPEVQDLASFLVKTGAKIEGIGTHRLVIKGVKSLKGAEHTVIPDRIEAGTFILTGAITSGEITIRNCRVDHLSAMLDKLKEMGITVEKNSQTECTVKHTKKITPSDITTLPYPGFATDLQAQIMTLLCLAEGISVITEKIYPDRFMHIAELNRLGANIRKEGNYAIIHGVKALHGAPVMASDLRASAALVMAGLVADNTTEIQRIYHIDRGYEKIEEKLISLGADIERIPDIPSKTGTDEN, encoded by the coding sequence ATGGATAAATTTGTTATTAAGGGCGGCAGGCCTTTAAAGGGAAAGGTCACTGTCAGCGGCTCAAAGAACGCGGCACTACCTATCATCGCTTCGACTATTTTGACGGAAGGCAAAAACACCATAAAAGGTGTGCCTCGCCTACGCGATGTGGACACGCTCCTTGACATAATGAAAGAGCTCGGCGTAAAATCCGAGCGAAAAGCCAATGGCGATATTATCACGGAGGTTATCTCCGAAAAACAATCAACCGCGCGTTACGAGCTGGTCAAGACCATGCGCGCTTCCATCTGCGTCCTGGGACCGCTTATCGCCAAGCGCGGCTATGCCAAGGTTTCCATGCCCGGCGGATGCGTCATCGGAGTGCGGCCGATTGACCTCCACGAAAAAGGCTTAAGGATGATGGGCGCCGATATCAATTATGAACACGGATATCTCATCAGCAAAACCAAAAGATTAAAAGGCGCGGAAATATATTTGGGCGGAGCTTTCGGCTCGACCGTCACCGGCACGGCAAATGTCCTGATGGCGGCAACGCTCGCCGAAGGAACCACCGTCATAGAAAACGCGGCATCCGAACCCGAAGTCCAGGACCTGGCAAGCTTCCTCGTCAAAACAGGCGCTAAAATAGAAGGCATCGGAACGCACCGCCTGGTCATCAAAGGCGTCAAATCGTTGAAAGGCGCCGAGCATACGGTTATCCCGGACAGGATTGAAGCGGGGACGTTTATCCTGACAGGGGCGATAACTTCAGGCGAAATAACGATCCGGAACTGCCGGGTTGACCACCTTTCCGCCATGCTCGACAAGCTGAAAGAAATGGGCATTACTGTGGAGAAAAACTCCCAAACAGAATGCACGGTCAAACATACTAAAAAGATAACGCCATCAGATATTACCACCCTGCCCTATCCGGGATTCGCAACCGACCTGCAGGCGCAGATAATGACTCTTTTATGCCTGGCCGAAGGCATCAGCGTGATTACCGAAAAAATCTACCCGGACAGGTTCATGCATATCGCCGAATTAAACCGCCTTGGCGCGAATATCAGGAAAGAAGGCAATTACGCGATTATACACGGGGTAAAAGCCTTGCACGGCGCCCCGGTAATGGCATCAGATTTGCGCGCCAGCGCCGCCCTGGTTATGGCCGGACTGGTCGCCGATAACACGACCGAAATCCAGCGTATTTATCATATTGACCGCGGTTATGAAAAGATAGAAGAAAAACTAATCTCGCTCGGCGCGGATATCGAACGCATACCGGATATCCCTTCGAAAACCGGGACAGATGAAAATTAA